One part of the Coriobacteriia bacterium genome encodes these proteins:
- a CDS encoding N-acetylmuramoyl-L-alanine amidase, with product MRRYLATVAVLLIASLVTAPDALAATIVVDPGHGGPYSNSNHFGLREEHVNLAIARELARELRARGHTVVLTRDHDTALSLRDLPTWHWDSGWRLFPDGIVRVRQGVPTDDLQARVDVANRIGADLFICVHNNGGRPSARGTETYAARRDPLGRRLAADVQAAVAAGVGTRNRGAFARDFYVVRWADMPAALVECGFVSNRADARLLASAAWRARFARAIAGGVTRFLARRPFSERLPRIGGEGAAGTAAALARSGWPEGARTVILASADGTAALDAPTLSRALDAPLLYTSGGALPTATAAALAAIAPTEVVAIGSEGSLPATLLAEAAGVAGAHASRIAAGDAFSAVTGRVRALVVASGDDTRTALAAAAAAADLRAPLLLCAGGSLPASATAFVSRHRREVTLTVVVGDETAVSAATAATLPAALRIVGSDAFETRMALFDLLGRPGALSPLVASARDVPTALAAACYAGKTGRPLLLVDGRALPGRLREWLGLNASRVTGPTLVGGVATLPPSVGWALAKALGR from the coding sequence ATGCGCAGATACCTAGCAACCGTCGCCGTCCTGCTAATCGCATCGCTCGTGACGGCGCCCGATGCGCTCGCCGCGACCATCGTCGTCGACCCCGGCCACGGCGGTCCTTACTCGAATTCCAACCACTTCGGCCTGCGCGAGGAGCACGTGAACCTCGCGATCGCGCGCGAACTCGCGCGCGAACTGCGGGCCCGCGGCCACACCGTCGTCCTCACGCGCGACCACGACACCGCACTCTCCCTTCGCGACCTGCCCACCTGGCACTGGGACTCGGGATGGCGCCTCTTCCCCGACGGGATCGTCCGCGTTCGCCAAGGGGTGCCCACCGACGACCTGCAGGCGCGCGTCGACGTCGCGAACCGCATCGGAGCCGATCTCTTCATCTGCGTCCACAACAACGGCGGCCGGCCCTCGGCGCGCGGAACGGAGACGTACGCCGCCCGGCGCGACCCGCTCGGACGACGGCTCGCGGCCGACGTCCAGGCCGCGGTCGCCGCCGGGGTCGGCACACGCAACCGCGGCGCGTTCGCGCGCGACTTCTACGTCGTGCGCTGGGCGGACATGCCGGCGGCGCTCGTCGAATGCGGATTCGTCAGCAACCGCGCCGACGCGCGCCTGCTCGCGAGCGCCGCGTGGCGCGCCCGGTTCGCTCGCGCCATCGCCGGAGGCGTCACGCGCTTCCTCGCGCGCCGGCCGTTCTCCGAACGCCTCCCCCGCATCGGCGGCGAGGGCGCCGCGGGGACCGCCGCGGCTCTCGCGCGCTCGGGCTGGCCGGAGGGCGCGCGCACGGTGATCCTCGCGTCCGCTGACGGGACGGCGGCGCTCGACGCGCCGACGCTGTCCCGCGCGCTCGACGCGCCGCTGCTCTACACGAGCGGCGGCGCTCTGCCCACCGCCACCGCGGCGGCACTCGCGGCGATCGCGCCGACGGAGGTCGTCGCGATCGGAAGCGAGGGATCGCTTCCCGCCACGCTTCTCGCCGAGGCGGCGGGCGTCGCCGGAGCGCATGCTTCGCGCATCGCCGCCGGAGACGCTTTCTCCGCCGTCACGGGACGGGTGCGCGCGCTCGTCGTCGCGTCCGGCGACGACACACGGACCGCCCTCGCCGCGGCCGCCGCGGCGGCCGACCTCCGCGCGCCACTGCTGCTCTGCGCCGGCGGGTCGCTCCCGGCCTCCGCGACGGCGTTCGTCTCCCGACACCGCCGGGAGGTCACGCTCACGGTCGTCGTCGGCGACGAGACCGCCGTGAGTGCCGCGACGGCCGCCACGCTCCCGGCCGCGCTCCGCATCGTCGGGAGCGACGCGTTCGAGACCCGCATGGCCCTCTTCGACCTGCTCGGGCGCCCCGGCGCGCTCTCGCCGCTCGTGGCGAGCGCACGCGACGTACCGACCGCGCTCGCGGCCGCCTGCTACGCCGGGAAGACGGGCCGCCCGCTCCTGCTCGTCGATGGACGCGCGCTGCCGGGCCGCTTGCGGGAGTGGCTCGGGCTGAACGCCTCCCGCGTCACCGGCCCGACGCTCGTCGGCGGCGTCGCGACGCTACCACCGTCCGTAGGGTGGGCGCTCGCGAAGGCGCTCGGAAGGTAG